A window of the Megalopta genalis isolate 19385.01 chromosome 2, iyMegGena1_principal, whole genome shotgun sequence genome harbors these coding sequences:
- the LOC117229887 gene encoding uncharacterized protein LOC117229887 isoform X2 — MSDGIVGAIAISLFGSEKKRRDSMDSSYTILGNDVDVCRMFDQFSYKRNENLDFALNVPQSHHPTPYHHQEGYAMADQTFHTPSFGDEDFDIPSIHSHSHQQQQHQRQQQQQQQQQQQQQQQQQQQSQQQAQHDQMHSYQARMMQSTGGIQQSPDGLNLDPGGYQQSLYLQQDHAMQPISVGSSYSSPPGSYAPMSSPRQQHGSQQMMLLQQQQQQQQQQQQQQQQQQAQMQQHMQYMHTQQQQLQQQQMQYRSPTGGSPPTIQSSSVPEPNNNTTTSEDSDDSTPHSGMITGIKRPSPEPADVGAKNQRKPKSQKKKKKRDPNEPQKPVSAYALFFRDTQAAIKGKNASASFGEVSKIVASMWDALDSEHKNVYKKKTEAAKKEYLQALAAYRASLVSKGAAENEQQQQQQQQQASPQQQQQQQQQQQQQQVQYATYGNYTGTGTPVSVSYQVYSPQPQPPSPQQQHAHPHPHQHQHQHHHPHPQQQQQMQMKKSAHHLSMTGNPQQQQSQQSLMNSGMVSSHISQQSQQSQSQSQQQQHMQQQVSQQQYMQVQQQQVQQVQVQHQSQHHHQHQQQQMLHASPPKGDSLSSPSPAGSTGQATITGQRPASNACIRHGCPNPAVANSEWEDEYCSNECVVSHCRDVFTTWVSSNQTPQQNFSTVK, encoded by the exons AGAAACGAGAACCTCGATTTCGCGCTGAACGTGCCGCAGTCTCATCACCCGACGCCTTATCATCATCAAGAGGGTTACGCCATGGCCGATCAG ACGTTTCACACGCCCAGCTTCGGCGACGAGGATTTCGATATTCCCTCGATTCATTCTCACTCgcaccagcagcagcagcatcaacgccaacaacaacaacagcagcagcagcagcaacaacaacaacagcagcagcagcaacagtcCCAGCAACAAGCTCAGCACGATCAGATGCATAGCTATCAGGCGCGG ATGATGCAGTCCACCGGCGGTATTCAACAGTCTCCGGACGGATTAAATCTGGACCCCGGAGGATATCAGCAATCGCTCTATCTGCAGCAAGACCATGCGATGCAACCGATCAGCGTCGG CTCCAGCTACAGTAGCCCGCCTGGTTCGTACGCGCCGATGAGCTCGCCGCGCCAGCAGCACGGAAGCCAGCAGATGATGTTGCtccaacaacagcaacaacaacaacaacaacagcagcagcagcaacaacaacaacaggcaCAGATGCAGCAGCACATGCAGTACATGCACACTCAGCAACAGCAGTTGCAGCAGCAACAGATGCAGTACAGGAGTCCCACAGGGGGTAGTCCGCCGACGATTCAGTCGAGCAGCGTGCCGGAGCCGAATAACAACACGACCACCAGCGAGGACAGCGACGACAGCACGCCGCACTCTGGAATG ATCACCGGGATAAAGCGACCGTCGCCGGAGCCGGCCGACGTCGGCGCGAAGAATCAGAGGAAGCCAAAgtcgcagaagaagaagaagaagagggatCCAAACGAGCCGCAAAA GCCCGTGTCGGCGTACGCTCTGTTCTTCAGGGACACGCAGGCGGCGATAAAAGGTAAAAACGCCAGCGCGAGCTTCGGCGAGGTGTCGAAGATCGTTGCCTCGATGTGGGACGCTCTGGACAGCGAGCACAAGAAC GTTTATAAGAAGAAGACAGAGGCGGCGAAGAAGGAGTACTTGCAAGCCCTGGCCGCGTACAGGGCGTCTCTCGTCAGCAAAGGCGCGGCCGAGAAcgagcaacagcagcagcagcaacagcagcaggcGTCGCctcagcaacagcaacagcagcaacaacaacagcaacagcagcaggtTCAGTACGCAACGTACGGGAACTACACCGGAACCGGGACCCCCGTGAGCGTCTCGTATCAGGTCTACAGTCCGCAGCCGCAACCACCGTCTCCTCAGCAGCAGCACGCGCATCCGCACCCGCATCAGCATCAACACCAGCACCATCATCCGCATCCTCAGCAGCAACAGCAGATGCAGATGAAAAAGTCGGCTCATCATCTGAGCATGACGGGGAATCCGCAGCAGCAACAGTCGCAGCAG AGTCTGATGAACAGCGGAATGGTGTCATCGCACATCAGTCAGCAGTCGCAACAGTCGCAGTCGCAGTCGCAACAGCAACAGCATATGCAACAGCAGGTCTCCCAGCAGCAGTACATGCAG GTGCAGcaacagcaagtgcaacaagtACAAGTGCAGCACCAGTCGCAGCATCACCACCAACACCAACAGCAACAGATGCTGCACGCGAGCCCTCCGAAAGGGGACTCGTTGTCCAGCCCCTCGCCTGCTGGCAGCACGGGCCAGGCGACAATAACCGGGCAAAGACCGGCGTCGAACGCGTGCATTAGGCACGGCTGTCCGAATCCCGCGGTGGCGAATAGCGAATGGGAGGACGAGTACTGCAGCAACGAATGCGTGGTCAGCCACTGCAGGGACGTGTTCACCACGTGGGTCTCCTCGAATCAAACTCCCCAACAGAACTTTTCCACCGTCAAATAA
- the LOC117229887 gene encoding uncharacterized protein LOC117229887 isoform X1, with product MSDGIVGAIAISLFGSEKKRRDSMDSSYTILGNDVDVCRMFDQFSYKRNENLDFALNVPQSHHPTPYHHQEGYAMADQTFHTPSFGDEDFDIPSIHSHSHQQQQHQRQQQQQQQQQQQQQQQQQQQSQQQAQHDQMHSYQARMMQSTGGIQQSPDGLNLDPGGYQQSLYLQQDHAMQPISVGISRGNSHVSARSAAVHLQFLCGRNTRGNRSSYSSPPGSYAPMSSPRQQHGSQQMMLLQQQQQQQQQQQQQQQQQQAQMQQHMQYMHTQQQQLQQQQMQYRSPTGGSPPTIQSSSVPEPNNNTTTSEDSDDSTPHSGMITGIKRPSPEPADVGAKNQRKPKSQKKKKKRDPNEPQKPVSAYALFFRDTQAAIKGKNASASFGEVSKIVASMWDALDSEHKNVYKKKTEAAKKEYLQALAAYRASLVSKGAAENEQQQQQQQQQASPQQQQQQQQQQQQQQVQYATYGNYTGTGTPVSVSYQVYSPQPQPPSPQQQHAHPHPHQHQHQHHHPHPQQQQQMQMKKSAHHLSMTGNPQQQQSQQSLMNSGMVSSHISQQSQQSQSQSQQQQHMQQQVSQQQYMQVQQQQVQQVQVQHQSQHHHQHQQQQMLHASPPKGDSLSSPSPAGSTGQATITGQRPASNACIRHGCPNPAVANSEWEDEYCSNECVVSHCRDVFTTWVSSNQTPQQNFSTVK from the exons AGAAACGAGAACCTCGATTTCGCGCTGAACGTGCCGCAGTCTCATCACCCGACGCCTTATCATCATCAAGAGGGTTACGCCATGGCCGATCAG ACGTTTCACACGCCCAGCTTCGGCGACGAGGATTTCGATATTCCCTCGATTCATTCTCACTCgcaccagcagcagcagcatcaacgccaacaacaacaacagcagcagcagcagcaacaacaacaacagcagcagcagcaacagtcCCAGCAACAAGCTCAGCACGATCAGATGCATAGCTATCAGGCGCGG ATGATGCAGTCCACCGGCGGTATTCAACAGTCTCCGGACGGATTAAATCTGGACCCCGGAGGATATCAGCAATCGCTCTATCTGCAGCAAGACCATGCGATGCAACCGATCAGCGTCGG AATATCCCGTGGCAACTCACACGTGTCAGCACGGAGCGCGGCCGTTCATCTACAATTTCTATGCGGTCGCAACACACGCGGAAATCG CTCCAGCTACAGTAGCCCGCCTGGTTCGTACGCGCCGATGAGCTCGCCGCGCCAGCAGCACGGAAGCCAGCAGATGATGTTGCtccaacaacagcaacaacaacaacaacaacagcagcagcagcaacaacaacaacaggcaCAGATGCAGCAGCACATGCAGTACATGCACACTCAGCAACAGCAGTTGCAGCAGCAACAGATGCAGTACAGGAGTCCCACAGGGGGTAGTCCGCCGACGATTCAGTCGAGCAGCGTGCCGGAGCCGAATAACAACACGACCACCAGCGAGGACAGCGACGACAGCACGCCGCACTCTGGAATG ATCACCGGGATAAAGCGACCGTCGCCGGAGCCGGCCGACGTCGGCGCGAAGAATCAGAGGAAGCCAAAgtcgcagaagaagaagaagaagagggatCCAAACGAGCCGCAAAA GCCCGTGTCGGCGTACGCTCTGTTCTTCAGGGACACGCAGGCGGCGATAAAAGGTAAAAACGCCAGCGCGAGCTTCGGCGAGGTGTCGAAGATCGTTGCCTCGATGTGGGACGCTCTGGACAGCGAGCACAAGAAC GTTTATAAGAAGAAGACAGAGGCGGCGAAGAAGGAGTACTTGCAAGCCCTGGCCGCGTACAGGGCGTCTCTCGTCAGCAAAGGCGCGGCCGAGAAcgagcaacagcagcagcagcaacagcagcaggcGTCGCctcagcaacagcaacagcagcaacaacaacagcaacagcagcaggtTCAGTACGCAACGTACGGGAACTACACCGGAACCGGGACCCCCGTGAGCGTCTCGTATCAGGTCTACAGTCCGCAGCCGCAACCACCGTCTCCTCAGCAGCAGCACGCGCATCCGCACCCGCATCAGCATCAACACCAGCACCATCATCCGCATCCTCAGCAGCAACAGCAGATGCAGATGAAAAAGTCGGCTCATCATCTGAGCATGACGGGGAATCCGCAGCAGCAACAGTCGCAGCAG AGTCTGATGAACAGCGGAATGGTGTCATCGCACATCAGTCAGCAGTCGCAACAGTCGCAGTCGCAGTCGCAACAGCAACAGCATATGCAACAGCAGGTCTCCCAGCAGCAGTACATGCAG GTGCAGcaacagcaagtgcaacaagtACAAGTGCAGCACCAGTCGCAGCATCACCACCAACACCAACAGCAACAGATGCTGCACGCGAGCCCTCCGAAAGGGGACTCGTTGTCCAGCCCCTCGCCTGCTGGCAGCACGGGCCAGGCGACAATAACCGGGCAAAGACCGGCGTCGAACGCGTGCATTAGGCACGGCTGTCCGAATCCCGCGGTGGCGAATAGCGAATGGGAGGACGAGTACTGCAGCAACGAATGCGTGGTCAGCCACTGCAGGGACGTGTTCACCACGTGGGTCTCCTCGAATCAAACTCCCCAACAGAACTTTTCCACCGTCAAATAA